The following are encoded together in the Panthera leo isolate Ple1 chromosome B4, P.leo_Ple1_pat1.1, whole genome shotgun sequence genome:
- the PYROXD1 gene encoding pyridine nucleotide-disulfide oxidoreductase domain-containing protein 1, with the protein MVGATEVTPNIEPFLCGNNFDVGEDGGLKVDDHMHTSLSDIYAAGDICTASWQPSPVWQQMRLWTQARQMGWYAAKCMAAATLGQSTDMDFSFELFAHVTFFNYKVVLPGKYHTWG; encoded by the exons ATGGTCGGTGCTACAGAAGTTACTCCAAATATAGAACCTTTTCTCTGTGGCAACAAT TTTGATGTAGGCGAGGATGGTGGCCTGAAAGTGGATGATCACATGCACACGTCTCTCTCTGATATCTATGCTGCAGGTGACATCTGCACTGCATCATGGCAGCCCAGCCCAGTGTGGCAGCAG atgagACTGTGGACCCAGGCTAGACAGATGGGGTGGTACGCAGCCAAGTGCATGGCTGCAGCTACTTTAGGACAATCTACTGACATGGACTTCAGCTTTGAACTTTTTGCTCATGTAACATTTTTCAACTATAAG GTTGTACTACCAGGAAAATACCATACATGGGGCTGA